One part of the Rhodococcus oxybenzonivorans genome encodes these proteins:
- a CDS encoding MadS family sensor histidine kinase, which yields MNAPDLSTLTGLRSGKPTFYPQYRGAAERLERVVHALELISRALVRTVEGPETLICAVAEAARAHLDARWVAFALADGMLPDAGPRRLVLGPDATPFLVDNVEGPPLPDEVVTCLGDIRSARTGRAPVIDAHHAFVPIVLEGGVVGAFAAWTAPQRTLDTTDGAVLSILASQTAVALQNSALYQRGQRLLEHAEHAYAEARRTASDLAVRNAELESTQRQLGAAHRHQVLDEERHRIARELHDSVTQAVLSAGMQIEVCRSGVPDDERRERLDLAKDLTRRAVEQLRSAIYALNHSKSSDRTSLPGMLEQLGVVHMPDDLEVSVRVGGTPAELSCDREHALLRIAGEALFNAAVHANATRAVLRLTYSADSVLLSVADDGDGDPKQMRLMLRMAANNDLDGHHRGLANMQARAAEFGGTFEVARARLGGVRVAARIPLGDRPSGGDNDNEVER from the coding sequence ATGAACGCCCCAGACCTCTCGACACTCACCGGACTCCGGTCGGGCAAACCGACGTTCTACCCGCAGTACCGCGGCGCCGCCGAACGTCTCGAGCGCGTCGTCCATGCGCTCGAGCTGATCTCCCGGGCGCTGGTGCGAACGGTCGAGGGGCCCGAGACGTTGATCTGCGCGGTGGCAGAGGCGGCGCGCGCCCACCTCGACGCGCGCTGGGTGGCATTCGCCCTGGCGGACGGCATGCTGCCCGATGCCGGTCCCCGCCGGCTGGTTCTCGGACCGGACGCCACCCCGTTTCTCGTCGACAACGTCGAGGGACCCCCGCTGCCGGACGAGGTGGTCACGTGTCTCGGCGACATCAGGTCCGCCCGCACCGGCAGGGCGCCCGTCATCGACGCGCACCATGCGTTCGTGCCGATCGTGCTCGAGGGCGGAGTGGTGGGCGCCTTTGCTGCGTGGACGGCGCCGCAACGCACACTCGACACCACCGATGGTGCGGTACTGAGTATTCTGGCGAGCCAAACCGCGGTAGCCCTGCAGAATTCGGCGCTCTACCAACGCGGTCAGCGGCTCCTCGAACACGCCGAGCATGCATATGCGGAGGCGCGACGGACCGCGTCGGATCTTGCGGTCCGCAACGCCGAACTCGAGTCCACCCAACGTCAGCTCGGGGCCGCGCACCGGCATCAGGTACTCGACGAGGAACGCCACCGCATCGCCCGTGAGCTCCACGACAGTGTCACGCAGGCGGTACTCTCGGCCGGAATGCAGATCGAGGTGTGTCGGAGCGGAGTGCCCGACGACGAACGTCGCGAAAGACTCGACCTGGCCAAGGATCTCACTCGTCGCGCGGTAGAGCAATTACGCTCGGCCATCTACGCGCTCAATCACTCCAAGAGTTCGGACCGCACGTCGCTGCCCGGGATGCTCGAGCAGCTCGGTGTGGTGCACATGCCCGACGACCTCGAGGTCAGCGTCCGGGTCGGCGGAACACCGGCGGAGCTGTCGTGTGACCGCGAGCACGCGCTGCTGCGCATTGCCGGCGAGGCCTTGTTCAACGCTGCTGTCCACGCCAACGCGACGCGCGCCGTTCTGCGCCTGACCTATTCGGCGGATTCTGTACTCCTGTCCGTCGCCGACGACGGGGACGGGGATCCGAAGCAGATGCGGCTCATGTTGCGGATGGCGGCAAACAACGACCTGGACGGACACCATCGTGGTCTGGCGAACATGCAGGCCCGGGCTGCGGAATTCGGTGGAACCTTCGAAGTGGCCAGGGCGCGACTCGGCGGAGTGCGAGTGGCTGCACGAATTCCTCTTGGCGACAGACCTTCCGGGGGAGACAACGACAACGAGGTGGAGCGATGA
- a CDS encoding iron-containing alcohol dehydrogenase — MSVSYPVTRTTVTDRLVKFHAPEIVFGVGSMVEAAHAVLRLGGSRPMLVTDPGLIDAGWAAELQDQLREQGLTPVVWSALTPNPKDHEVAAGHEAYQEGGCDVLIALGGGSVIDATKGIAVLAANGGNILDYEGVDQATSPIPPLVMVPSTSGTGADVSQFCIVTDTARGTKITIIGRALVPDVTVIDPRLLTTMPEWLNAATGLDALTHGIEAFVSLAHNPLTDHHALRAIGLVTDTLVHTIEDPLEMEPRAVMAQASLEAGLAFTNAILGAAHAMSHQVGGLLDLPHGVINGVLLPHVIRFNAASDAAPFVAIAAALGLEEHRGTPEEAALAVADRVERLAREVGVPRGLGQLGVRDTDLPRLAEFALRDACMSTNPRTATHQQMVALFRTAM, encoded by the coding sequence TTGTCTGTGTCGTATCCGGTCACCCGCACCACCGTTACCGACCGGCTGGTCAAATTCCATGCACCGGAAATAGTCTTCGGTGTCGGGTCGATGGTGGAGGCCGCGCACGCCGTCCTCCGACTGGGCGGCTCGCGGCCGATGCTCGTCACCGACCCCGGGTTGATCGACGCCGGCTGGGCGGCCGAACTTCAGGACCAGCTCCGGGAACAGGGACTGACGCCCGTTGTGTGGAGTGCGTTGACGCCCAATCCGAAGGATCACGAGGTCGCGGCCGGTCACGAGGCCTACCAGGAAGGTGGATGCGATGTCTTGATCGCACTCGGAGGCGGTTCGGTGATCGATGCCACCAAAGGAATCGCGGTGCTCGCCGCGAACGGGGGCAACATTCTCGACTACGAGGGGGTGGATCAGGCGACCAGTCCGATCCCTCCGCTGGTCATGGTCCCGTCCACGTCCGGCACCGGTGCCGACGTGTCGCAATTCTGCATCGTGACGGACACGGCCCGCGGTACCAAGATCACGATCATCGGCCGCGCGCTGGTTCCCGACGTCACCGTGATCGATCCCCGCCTGCTGACGACCATGCCGGAGTGGCTCAATGCGGCCACCGGGCTCGACGCGCTCACACACGGAATCGAGGCGTTCGTCTCGCTGGCGCACAACCCGCTCACGGACCATCACGCGCTTCGCGCGATTGGGCTGGTCACCGACACCCTGGTCCACACGATCGAAGACCCGCTGGAGATGGAGCCGAGGGCCGTCATGGCCCAGGCGAGCCTCGAAGCGGGCCTGGCCTTCACCAACGCCATTCTCGGTGCGGCGCATGCCATGAGCCATCAGGTCGGTGGACTGCTCGACCTGCCGCACGGCGTGATCAACGGTGTCCTGCTTCCACACGTGATTCGGTTCAATGCGGCCAGCGACGCTGCCCCGTTCGTGGCGATCGCGGCGGCTCTCGGACTGGAGGAACATCGCGGAACCCCCGAGGAAGCGGCCCTCGCGGTCGCGGACCGAGTGGAGCGTTTGGCTCGCGAGGTCGGTGTGCCGCGAGGTCTGGGGCAGTTGGGTGTGCGTGACACCGACCTTCCGCGGCTTGCGGAGTTCGCCCTGCGGGACGCCTGCATGTCCACCAATCCGCGGACGGCCACACACCAGCAGATGGTGGCACTCTTCCGGACTGCGATGTGA